From the Exiguobacterium aurantiacum genome, one window contains:
- a CDS encoding putative quinol monooxygenase: MILINAIFDVKETEFENFLADINKLIDSSKQEAGCLSYELFQSTTSENRFVMIENWADQAAVEQHNQNPDLIAFAQNVGNYVTAKPVLHVTEVATAN; encoded by the coding sequence ATGATCTTAATCAACGCTATTTTCGACGTGAAAGAAACGGAATTTGAAAACTTCTTGGCGGACATCAACAAGCTCATCGACTCGTCGAAACAAGAAGCCGGTTGCTTGAGCTATGAGCTGTTCCAATCGACGACTTCAGAGAACCGCTTCGTCATGATCGAGAACTGGGCCGACCAAGCGGCCGTCGAGCAACACAACCAAAACCCGGACCTCATCGCGTTCGCCCAAAACGTAGGCAATTACGTGACGGCGAAGCCGGTGCTCCATGTGACGGAAGTCGCGACGGCCAACTAA
- a CDS encoding nitroreductase family protein → MATTFENNTFTDVMLGRKSIRVYDENVKISQLEMLQMIEEATTAPSSVNMQPWRFVVVESPEAKETLKPLIRFNVRQNDTSAAMVLIFGDMECYELGEEIYDQAVAEGKMPQEVRDQQLGAILPYYKNLSTQEMNDIVKIDSSLAAMQFMLVARAHGYDTNPIGGFEKDQLAEAFGLDKDRYVPVMILSVGKAAEEGYQSVRLDAEKITSFK, encoded by the coding sequence ATGGCAACTACATTCGAAAATAACACATTCACAGACGTGATGCTCGGTCGTAAATCGATCCGCGTCTACGACGAGAACGTTAAAATCTCACAACTTGAAATGCTTCAAATGATCGAGGAAGCGACAACGGCTCCTTCTTCAGTCAACATGCAACCGTGGCGCTTCGTCGTCGTCGAAAGCCCAGAGGCGAAAGAGACGCTCAAGCCACTCATCCGCTTCAACGTCCGTCAAAACGACACGTCGGCTGCGATGGTCCTCATCTTCGGCGATATGGAATGCTACGAGCTCGGTGAAGAGATCTACGACCAAGCTGTCGCAGAAGGCAAAATGCCACAAGAAGTACGCGACCAACAGCTCGGCGCCATCCTTCCGTACTACAAGAACTTGTCGACACAAGAGATGAACGACATCGTCAAAATCGACTCGAGTCTCGCTGCGATGCAATTCATGCTCGTCGCCCGTGCTCACGGTTACGACACGAACCCAATCGGTGGTTTCGAGAAAGACCAACTCGCGGAAGCGTTCGGTTTAGATAAAGACCGTTACGTGCCGGTCATGATCCTCTCGGTCGGTAAAGCTGCAGAAGAAGGCTACCAATCGGTACGTCTCGACGCTGAAAAAATCACATCATTCAAATAA